The following nucleotide sequence is from uncultured Draconibacterium sp..
TTAATGCTATATTCAACAAAAATTTCGGGCAAGTTGTAATTAATCAACCAAAAGAAATACCATTGTTATAAAAATCAACACCATGAAGAACCTTTTAATTTTAGCAGCAATCTTTTTACTTTTTTCCTGCAGTCAGAACAAAACCGAGATATACCAGTGGCGAGGAGAAGACCGCAAAGGTATTTTCGATGAACAGAATCTTTTAAAAGAATGGCCGGAAGCAGGACCTGAAGAATTGTGGTATGTTGAAGGTATTGGAGATGGATACGGATCGCCAACAATAACCGATAACGAGATTTTTATAACCGGAGCTATCGACAGCACGGCAACACTATTTTGCATTGATTTAAACGGCGAGGTAAAATGGCAGGTACCTTTTGGAAAAGAATGGGTGACCAGTTATCCGGGATCGCGCTCGCAACCCACTGTTGTTGACGATTTAATTTATGTTGGTTCGGGAATGGGAAACCTTTTTTGCCTGAATCGCTCAAATGGAGCAGTAGTTTGGGAAAAACGTTTTGTGGAAGATTTTAATGGTATTTATCCGCGTTTTGGCCACTCGGAAGCACCTCTTATCGACGGCGATAAAGTATTCTGGACTCCCGGAGGAAAAGAATATAATGTGGTTGGTTTGAACCGTTTTACCGGCGAGTTGCTGTGGAATAATCCTGGTCATGGCGAGCGATCAGGGTATAATCCGGGAACACTAATAAAACTCCCAACACGCCACATTTTTGTAACGTTTTCAGCGTATAACATGATGGGCCTTGACACAGAAACCGGTGAACTTTTGTGGACACACGCACAAGATAATGTTCCGCTTGATAAACGTCAACCCGGCATGGGCGATACACACAGTAACTGTATAATTTACGATAACGGATATATTTATTACGCAGCCGGCGATGGAAACTGTGGAGTAAAACTCCAGCTCTCGGAAGACGGAACTGAAATTTCTGAAGTTTGGCGCAATACAGGTTTCGATAGTTATATGGGCGGAATTGTAAAAATTGACGACCATTTATATGGAAGTGCAACATCAAAAAAATTCTTCAGAAGCATTAATGCAACTAGCGGAGAATTAAGCGACTCGCTAAAATTAGGCTGGGGTGCCGTTGTTGCAGCCGACGATTTGCTGTATTACTACGGTCAGAACGGAACGCTATCTTTAGTTGATTTTGATGATGCCGGAAAAATGAATCAGATCAGCGAATTTAAAATTACAAGAGGGGCGAAAGAACATTTTTCTCACCCGGTAATTAAAAACGGCATTTTATACCAACGACACGGACAAGTGTTGATGGCTTTTGATATAATAACTAAAAGTTAAAGCTCGATATATCGCAAAAACTCTTCTCGAACACCTTTGTCTTTGAATTTTCCGGAATATTCGGCTGTAACGGTACTGCTGCTTTCATCCTGAATTCCGCGCGACGAAACACACATGTGTTTGGCATCGATAACAACAGCCACATCATCGGTTTTTAGTATTGATTTAAGTTCGTTGGCAATTTGTACCGTTAAACGTTCCTGCACCTGCGGACGGCGTGCAAAATAGTCAACTATACGGTTTATTTTGCTTAAACCAATCACTTCGCCCGATGAAATGTAAGCCACGTGTGCTTTTCCAACAATTGGTAAAAAATGATGCTCGCAAGTTGAATTCATATTAATGTTCTTTTCCACCAGCATTTCGCCGTATTTGAATTTATTTTCGAATACGGAAACTTTCGGCTTGTTTGCAGGATTTAATCCGTTGAATATTTCCTGTACAAACATTTTTGCAACACGATGTGGTGTTCCTCTCAAACTGTCGTCATTCAGATCAAGTCCCATTGTTTCCATTATGTCGCGAAACTTGTCTTCAATAATTTCCATTTTCTGTTCATCGCTCAGCACAAAAGCATCATCGCGCATTGGTGTATCAATTGATGTTGCAATATGATTATCTCCTATTGTATCATGATTCTCATGTCCGTTTGCTTTACCATTCTTTTTCTTGTCAATGTTGGAAATTATAATTTCTTCTCTGTAACTCATATTCTGAGGTATTTTTGTTTATACTATCTACGGGTTATTAAACAGACCAAAATTAATTTTGTTTAATCTAGCAAATAGAAATATTAAACAAATTTGATCAAACTTCATGATAAAAAACTAGAATCACCCTTGTGAAATTTGAAACACACTGGTTTTAAACCACATAAAAAGAAGTAAAAGTGAATCAAAATCCTTTTATGTTTAAACGGCTCAATCCCCTATCCTCATTCGTTTACACAGCAAAACAAGAAATCTATTTTTTTTGCCATTTTTTTTCATTTTTCTTTGCCAGTGTAAAAACAATTTCTACTTTTGCACACGCTTTAACAAAGCAACGACGTTCTTTTTAAAAACTGATTAAGTTTTAAATACCAACGCTGAGAGGCGAGGGAGATTTAGCAACTTTAATCATCTTTTGGAGAGATGGGTGAGTGGCTGAAACCACCGGTTTGCTAAACCGGCGTACGGGTAATACTGTACCGGGGGTTCGAATCCCCCTCTCTCCGCATAAATAATTCGGGATGTAGCGCAGTCCGGTTAGCGCACCTGCTTTGGGAGCAGGGGGTCCCAGGTTCGAATCCTGGTATCCCGACCACTGAAAATCAAGGAGTTAAACAAAAGTTTAACTCCTTTTTTATTTGTACGGGTACAACATAGGTACAACAAAATCACCCAATAAAAACCACCAAAAACTACCAGATACACAGAGTCATTCTATGTTATTCAACATTTCGAAAGCCAAATACAGCCAAATGAGCGTAAAATCTACGCCAACACGGATTTTCATTTGATTGCACCTGATAGATTATTTACTTTTAATCGATCAATTATCAATGCTATTGAAAAAATAAAATAATGTTGATGATTACCGGAACCTGTTAACAGATGAGCCAATATGGAAACAATAATCAAGAAATCAGGAGTAATTATATTTCGATTCAACCGGAAACTCCGGTGGATCTTCAATATTAGAATATTACGTAACCACAATACAACGATCCTTTTTATACTGTTTGTTTGTCTTCTGATTCTGTTATTCGGACTCTGGGGCATGGGATTTTCATTTATCCATGTTATCCTCTACTCTGCCATAAGCATAACAATACTTTTCTTGACTTTACTTTATATCGGATCGCTGAATGAAGCTCGCAGATTATCAAAGCAAGTACCCTCCGGTTGTTTTCAGTTTGTGAAAAGTAATTTGAATGGAATCCATATACCAGACCTAGGATTCGTGGAAACGGATCAGGAAAATATAAACCTGGTACTAAATGGACTTGAAATAAAAAGTAAAATCGATTTTAAACTGGTATCAGATAATCGGGCTGCAGCTGATTATAAAAAGCTGTTTAGAATACTGCATTTACTTATTAATGGAGGAATTAGAGATTTCAAAAAGGAACGAAAAGAGATCCTTTTCAATTTCATTGAAAATACATTTACTCTAAATGGTTCGGAAGTAAAAAGGGCGAGTTTGAACTCGCGGTTTTCAGAGTTTGTGAATGAAAGTGAAACGGAATTTTCTGAAAACCTAAAGGCCTTTCAGAAAATACTTTTTCGATAGACGGTATTTCTCCCGTAATTAGCCCGTAATTCAAATTACCCTCTTGATTTACTGCCACATACAGTTACATATTTGCAGATGAGATTTTCTCGCATCAAGCGTCATTACTCATTAATAAATATGTCACCTATGGAAAATCAAGTATTTCTATCAAAACAGGTTCTTAGCGAACTGAAACAAATTAAAACTCTACTCGCAGAGAACAAAACCGTTTTTAATGTTGAAGAACTGGCTCAGTACACCGGGCTATCGAAAAGCAAAATTTACAAGCTGCTCAGTAAAAAACTTATCCCAACCGGTACCAATGCCAATATCCGGCAAAAATTCTTTTATAAAAAGGACATCGATCTTTGGTTGATGGGTATTTCCGAAGAAGAACTGGAAGACGAGGAAAAATTCAACCAGATGCTATCCGGAAACCGAAAGTATTAAAACCGGCGTTCACCAGCCTCTTTAAGTTATATCTTAATCCAGTACGGTTATGGAAGAAAAAGCATCCGGTTTATACATTGCCAATAATCCCAAAAAGAAAACTGTTTTTGATTACACAGCTGATTATCTTTTTGAAAAATACGACATCAGGTATAACGAAATATCTCATGACTACCAGATTTCATTAATTGGAGAGAACCAGTGGCACTATCTTAATATCAATTCACTGATTATTGAACTCACAAAAGCCGGTATCGAGATTTCGCCCGGCAAACTGGAAATCTTTATCAAGTCAGAACTCATTGCAAAACATAATCCGATTCTGAATTATTTTGTATCATTACCCAAATGGGATGGCATCGATTACATACAGAAACTGTGTTCTTATGTTCCTACCTATGAAGATGAAGCCTTTCTGTATCACTTTCGGAAATGGTTGGTACGAGCAGTCAGGTGTGCCCTGGAACCTGACTATTTTAACAAGCAGGCTTTCATTCTTAGTCACAAAGGTCAAAGTTCAGGAAAATCAACCTGGTGCAGGTTTCTTTGTCCCCCGCTACTTTCGGAATATATGGCTGAAGACATCAGCAACGATAAGGATGCACGCATTCAACTTTGCCGGAATTTTCTGCTTAACCTCGACGAACTGGCCGTACTCTCCAGAAAAGATGTAAATGCTTTAAAAGCCTTCTTTTCGAAAACTTTTATCAATGAAAGATTACCCTACGATAAAAAGAACACTACCCTACCACGGATCTGTTCTTTCGTGGGATCTACAAATATGGCCTCCTTTCTCAGTGATGAAACCGGTTCTGTTCGCTGGTTGTGTTTTGAACTTCGTGATAAAATTGACTTTGCCTATTCAAAAGAAGTGGATATTAATAAGGTTTGGAGCCAGGCTTTTCATTATGCTTATCAGCTGGAAGATTTTGACGCAGAACTGTCACTAAAAGATGTAACTGAGAACGAGGAACGAAATAAGAAGTACACCCGGCTCTCAACCGAACAGGAATTAATTGCAAAGTATTACGAAAAATCTCAGGATATGGAAGATTTTGTAACTGCATCGGATGTTGAGATTGCTTTAAGCTATCTAAACCTGAGATTGAACCACATCAATATTGGCAAAGCTTTGTCGGGATTTAATTTTCAGCGGGTAAAAAACCCCAAAAGACAGGTCTGGGGTTACCTGGCCCGATCAAATATTAATTCCAGCTAAATAACAGTTTTCTGCAAAAAAGCAGAAAACAAGTTACCTACTTACCTAAAAAAATGAAAAGTACTATAAACACTGAGCTTTGCTTAGGTAAGATGAACAGTATTTAAGTTACCTGGAACTTACCTAAGTTACCTATCAGGTAAGATAGGTAGGATTAAAAATCAACCTACCTATATCCTAAAAAGCTGATAATCTGATCTGAGGTAAGTAGGTAAGTGAAAATCAACTTTTTTAAAAATTTTACTGATGAAAAAAGAAAAACTACAATGCGATACGGCCCGTGAAATTCCGATTACAGAATTTCTGAAAAGATCCGGATACTCACCGGTAAAAGAAAACCAACATTCAGCCTGGTACCTTAGCCCGATTAGAAAGGAAAATGAAGCCTCATTTAAGGTTTCCAAAGTTCTTAACCGCTGGTACGACCATGGTCTTGGAAAAGGAGGAAATATTATCGACCTGGTAATTGAAATGAATAACAACTGCAGCGTCAGTGAAGCGCTGGCGATTTTGGCTAAAAACATACCATCTTTCTCTTTTCAACAGCAGAGAAATTTGGTTGCGCTAGCGTCTGAACCGGAAATCCGGATCGATAAGATCCTCCCCATTCGGCATCCGGCTTTAATCAAATATTTGTTGCAAAGAAAAATAGATGCAAAAACTGCAAGCCGTTTTGCCAGTCAGGTTCATTATTCGATTAATCAAAAACGATACTTCGTTTTAGGTTTGGAAAATGTTTCGGGAGGCTGGGAACTCCGAAATCCATATTTTAAAAATGCTGCAGCACCAAAAGACTTTTCCTATTTCACTACAGGTAAACAATTGTTGAGTGTTACAGAAGGCATGTTTGATTTTTTTAGTTTGCTAATGCTTTATCCCGGCTTACCACACCAATCAGATTTTTTGGTATTGAATTCTGTTTCGTTTATCAACCGCATCCATAAGATTGCCCAAACTTATCCAAAAGTTGGTCTTTATCTGGATAATGATTCAGCTGGTAAAAAAGCGACCAAACAGTTATTGGCCGATCTAACGAACAGTGTCGATATGTCGGCCATCTATAAAAATGAAAAAGATCTGAATCAGCTGTTGATAGCCCGAAGCCAACGTCTGCAGAGGTCTCCGTGGTAAGCCATGTCGAGAGGTGCCCAGGTTGCACCATGGGCATCTCTCGCTTTGCTCCCAGGCTCGCAAAGGGGCGCACAGCGCAGGTTCTAAATATTAATTTAAAGGTTAAAGAATATGAGAGTTCGCACAAAATATATCTCGTTTAGAGTAAGCAATATCGAAAAAAGAGCTATCACATTGGCAGCACAGGAATGTGGTTTAGGGACCAGTGAGTTTGCCCGACGGGCATCACTGAACATGAAAGTAACCTTACGGTTTTCGCCCGAGGAATTGGAGGTGTACAATAACCTGCACACCTACCATCGCAATTTTACGGCCATCGGCAACCTGGTAAGAAGCAAACATTTTAATAAGAACGAAACCATTCTCCGGGAACTGGAAGAAGTAATTAAACTGATTAAAATCCACCTTGGAAAGTTTGAACAATGATCGGGAAAGCAAAAAGTATCTCACATACGGTAAATGCTGTCAATTACGCCTTGAAAAAGCCCGGAGCCAAGGAGATCAGCCGGAATAAAGTTGCAGGCGAAACACCCAGGGAAATTGCATCGGAGTTCAGGATCTTTCAGAACCTGAATTCCAAGTGCGGGAAGAATACTTTTTCCATGGTTTTAAGTCCATCCATTCCTGACGGTGATAAACTTAACAATACTGATTTTGCAAAACTGGCCGGAGACTTTCTGAAACGCATGAAATTGAATGATCATCAGTTTATTTCTTTTCTGCATACCGATGAGAAACACAAGCACCTGCACATTTTCGTAAATCGTATTGATTTTGACGGGAAAGCGTACAAGGACCACTTTATCAGCAAAAAGGCGCAGCGAATTGCTGAAAGTGTGGCTAAAGAATGGGGATTTACTACTGCCAAAGAAATTCAGCAGCAAAAAGAGCAACGACTTGGGAGCTATATTAAAGAAGCCCACCAACGGGTTTTGACCGTAATGCCCCGCGACATTAATGATTATGCCCAACTGATGGAAGAGTATGGAATCCAAACTCACAGGAGAATTGCCTCTGATGGAAAAGTTGTTGGGTTGAAATTCCAGATTGGAGAGGAAACCATAAAAGGCAGTAGTGTTGGCCGGGAGTTTAGTGCTGCCAATCTGCAAAAACAGATTCTGCAAAATTATGAAATGATGTACCGTGTCGAACGAGAAAAACAAAGAAAACAAGAACAACAAAACCGTCCTTCAAGGGATTTTGGAATAAGCTTTTAATACCATGAGAAAAAATTTATCGCAACAAAAGTTACTGGAGATTTTAACCTCCGAAATTGAAACACTCAAACAAACCACTGAGAATATAAATGAGATTGCTCCTGAAATTGCCAGGCAATTACAGATTCTTAAATCATCAAAACTGAAATATGAGGTTGACACCGATAAAATGGAGCAACTTCTAAAAGATCATGAACAGGAATTAGAAAAAAGTGTTGTTATCCCACATTGGTTTTTATGGGTGCTTGCCGGAATAATGATTTGGTTAATTATTCAAAATGTGGTTTATCTTTATCTGAAATAATCAACTGCTAAAAGCACTAAAAACTTTTTTTTACTCAGCCACCTTCAAACACACCATCTGACGTTGTCCTTTTATCAGCAGTTTTCCATCAGCCAATGCAATAGGTGCCCAGTTTTGGTTCGTACCAACAATACCTATTACCCTTTCATTTCCTGTCATACCACTTTCTGTTAAGATGGTTGCCGAAGCAAGTTGTTTGAATCCAGTTGGATCCGGTTCAATTAGATAAAGGGTTGTTTCACCATCTGTAGCCAGAATAAGCCCATCAGCCAAAATCATACTTCCCTTGTTAAAAGCAGGATTTCTTTTGGTTTTCCACATTATTTCTCCATCGCTATTCATACAAACGAGTCCATCACGGGTTTCGTTATTTGAAAATTGTGCATAGAAATAGCCATTTACTGACAAGGGGGGTTTTGTGTGTTCTCCAAATTCCGATGTTTTAAACAGTTCATTCACCTTGTATTCGGTACCACTCTTTTCGATTTGAAGCATTGCAGCACCGGAACGATATCCACCAACGATCAAGACCTTGTTTTCTCCGGCATCAAAAGCGCTTGATGAGGGAATCCAGCAACTCCAATTAGAATAAGTCCAAAGCACTTCGCCATTTTTAGGATCTATACCTACCACATTACTTGGCTTTGATTCACCGCCACCGAAACCTCCGCTGGATGCTGTAATCATCACTACCTGGTCTTCGCCATCCACTTTTGCAATGGCCGGGCTTACATATCCTAAAGTACCCAATGATGGAGTTTTCCAAACTACATCTCCTGTTTCTTTGTTATAGGCAACCACTCCTACTTCGGGAGTTTGCGATGCGACTATCAGTAAGTCTCCATATATCAAAGGACACTGAGCAATTCCCCACATCGGGAAATGTGTACCACCAGCCATCCCGGCAAAAGCATCTTCGCCTTCTTTAGCAGGTTCACCACCAAAATCGGTCCATACATTTTTCGTCCAGACTGGTTCATGTGTATTGATATCTATGCAATATAATTCACCATTCTGCCCGCAGGAATAAACATATTTGTAGTCGACAGCCGGGACACTTCTTGAACCCGGAAATTCTACTTCTCCAGGAGATTCATAGCTGTACTTCCACAATTCTGCACCTGTATTCAGATCAAAACACCTTACGTGATCGCCGTATTTATCTTCACGATCCAACATATATACTTTGCCGTCTTTTACAACCGGGCCTCCGAAACCAATTTGAACATCGGTGGTCCAAAGTACTTCTGGACCATTTTCAGGCCACTCACGAAGAAGATTTTTCTGAGGTGAAGTACTGTTCCCTTCAGGACCGAGAAACTGTGGCCAGTCTTGGGCTTGAATACTTGTAGTTCCGGCAAGTACAAAACAAAACACTTTCAATAGGTTAATAGGATTGATTTTCATAATATTTTAATTAAAAGGATTGAATTTGGTTTAATAAATTTAGAACAGATGGTTATTCAGAACCAATACAAGAGACGAATAGTCTGCTGCGCGGATGTTAGGACATATATTCGGGAATCAATCAGTTGGTAGCCTCATCGTACTCCTCGTCAGTAACAGGCCCAATCCAATTCGCACCTCCTTCATCACTGTTCAAACTAATAGCAATATGGGCAAATTCGCTGTCGGCAGCTGCTCCATGCCAATGAACAACATCTCTTGGAATCTCAACAACATCACCTTTATGCAATAATCGTGCAGGCTGACCTAATGCCTGATAATACCCCTTTCCTACCGTTATAAACAGAACCTGACCTCCCGGATGCGAATGCCAGTTTGTCCTTGCCTTTGGTTCAAACGTTACGTTCCCAAATCGTGCATGTAATGTACTATCGTTGGCACCCATCATTTGCAACCATACTGTACCGGCAAAATTAGGACTATCAATTTTTTCTCCTTTAGGGAAAATAGATTCGCTTTCTGCCTTTGTTTCATTTGATTTCATCTCAGTGTTACAAGCTGATGAAACAATTATTAATAGAATCGAAATAAATTTTACCAAATTTTTCATTGTTCTGAATTTTCAATTTTATGACTACCTATTTTCAAGCACTTCATTCAAAACTGCTTGTGCAGCTTTGGCTTCCTTTTTACCAACCGTTGATTTCAACACAGCAACAAACTCGTTTAACTGTTCAGGAGTGTATCCCACATTTAAGCAAATTGATAAATGACTACGCAACATTGGCTCAGCACGCCCAATTGCACTAATAACCGAAACTGTTACCAATTCGCGTTCTGCATAAGTTAGAACATCACGGTCGAAAATATCTGCAAACAAATGTTCTTTCAGAAAGACTTCGATAACCGGAGCAAAAGCAGCATAACCGGTTTGAGGTCCGTCTAAAGACCTCCCGATGAGTGTTTCCAGATTTGCTTTTCCTCGGTCATATTTGCTGCGATCATCATTTAACTGTGAAGCTTCAATTCCTTCTACATCATTTATTCCTTTAGCTTCCCGTTCCTCTATAACTTCCATAAAAGTTTGCAATCCACGTATACTCCTTGGAAATCCGCAATACGCGTAAAGATGAACCATAATCTCTTTAATCTGATTAACAGTGAGGCCAGCATCCAATCCAGCATGTAAAGCAGGTTTCAATTGGTCTAATTCGCTCTGGGCTGTAAGTGCAGCAATTGGAATAAGGCTTTTTTGCCTTGCAGTTAATGTCATATTCGATCCTTCTTTGTTCTGTGCAAGCACGCTTTCACAAAAGCACGTTGCAACTATCATTATTATTAAAATTAGTATTCCTATTTTCTTCATGTCATTAATGATTTTTATTAAACTCAAGTTATTGTGCTTTGGTGAATTTCTGATTAAAAGTATAACTAACACCCACATTCCACAGAAAATCATAGTCTGAAGGAATGTTAGAGTCAATTGGTTGAGTAATCAATCCTGAAAGGGAAAACGGGCTATTCTTATTACTGATAAAGAATCGGGTACTAAAAAAAACTCCGTCTTCACCCATTTTTAGGAAGTAAACTTCCGGCCTCACCCTTGCTACAAAATTTTTATAAAGTGGGATATTTGAAATCGTAGGTTGGAACGAAGCCAGGTAAGTATTTTTTATCATGTATGGATCTAATCCACGGGCATAAAAAAGGTAGGCGCCTAAACCAATGTATTTATTTAGTTGATAACTGGGTGTCATAGCACCGGTCAAATACCGATTTGTCCTGTTAACCTCTCTGTCTGATCCGTCGGCATTGTATAAACCTATTGTTTTAAAAGAAAGAGAATAATTAGCATGGTAAGTAAGTTTAAATCTTTCGCTAACTAATCCATAGTATCTCCACCATAGAACCATTGCCCAAGGTTTACCGTCTTCCAATGAGAAACGGAATTGTGGTTCAAAGCTCAATTTTCGTCCCAGTTTCATATCTAATATTAAGGCAGGTTTTCCTAAAGTGAGGTTTGGAATAGTTGATATACCTTTGTTCTGCATAGTAACAACAGCAGTGAAGTTATTCAACTTTTGGTCAGCAACATCTTTATCTTGAGCCGACAAATGAGATAATATGAAAATACAAAGAACTGTTATTGTCAGCTTTGCATGAATCCTGTTTTTAAAAAATATAACCATTACTCACCATTTAAAAATCCCTGAATATTCATCCATTCATAAAACTGATTAATCCAATTGTCAACGGGTAAATCCTGTTTACGCATACCAAAACCGTGGCCACCTTTTGAATACACATGAAATTCAACACTTTTTCCAGCATCCAGCCAGGCTTTATAAACGCCACCCGCCTTTGAAGCAACATTTGCATCATCGGCTGCACAAGCCATAAACATTGGTGCTGCATCCTCCGGCACAACTAATTTCTCAATTGCAAAACCGTAAATCGGTGCAACAAAATCAGGGCGGCTTTCTGCATCATGTTTGAGGGCTACACCCATTGTAACCACACCACCGGCAGAAAAACCCATTATCCCAATTCTATTTTGTTTGATATTATATTTGGCGGCATTTGCACGAATGTATTTTACCGCCTGCCGGCCATCTTCTTCTGCAAGTGCAATAATATTTTCAACCTTTGGATATTTCGCCAGTTCAGCTTCAGGATTACCGGTGGCTGTTACACTCATCATCTGACCCAAAAATTCCCCTGCATTCGTCATAACATCTTCACCTTCGGGACCGGTGTCAGCCAGACGATATTTGAGTACAAAGGCTGCGATGCCATGTTCCTGAAGCCATTTTCCAACCTGAGTACCTTCGTTTTCCAATGAAAGCCAAACGAAACCACCTCCCGGAGCAACAACAACAGCTGCCCCGGTTGCTTTGTCTTCTTCGGGAAGAAAAACGGTTAAGGTCGGATCAACAACATTTCTCACCATTTTCCCACCCCACTGGGTATATTCCACTTCTTTTTGTGTCCAGTTTTCAGATCCCGGAGCCATTCCATTATATAATGAAACTACCGTTTGCTGAGCTTGTAATGAACACGATATCAGAAGTAAAGTAATTCCGAATAAAAGTTTGTTCATCTTGTTTTTTGGAATGATTTATTTGATGTGGAACATTGGGAATCCTGCTATACAAAAATTGTATTTTCAATACCAGGATTCCCAAGTTCCCTATTTTAGTTGAGATGGACCTCTCTTATCAGAGCTTAAATACCGCCACGGTTTTGTATTTTATCTCTGTTCTTCATTGCCTTTTCAATTACATCCAGACGTGCTTTCGTAGGATCAGTCTCCCCTACGGCTTTACCATCGCGTTGGAATTCGAGGATCTGGTTTGTTTTGGGATTATTTACAGGCCAGTTCGGCAAACCCTTTCCATTCGGATTACCTGTTTTAGCAAAGTTAACCCAGTAGGCATTCATTACTTTTGCGACCTCTTTGTCTTCTGCTGTCGGAGTAGGTGGTGGCCCGAAACCCCCTCCTTCCCCAAGGTTATCGAAAGCAAAGGAAATATCTGTTCCATGTCCGGGACCATAAGGTGCTCTTTCTGCCATGTAAGATGGCACATAATCAAAAAGGAAAATATAGGCCGGTTCGCCAATTTCTGTAAATTCACGAGCTGTAAAACGAGCCGGTTCTGCCCATACCCAGTCGGTATTGAATCTTGCCTGTACTTCAGCGAATTCTTTGTTTCCATCCGGATCGTAGGCTGCTTTTGCCTCATTCTCCAAATCACCGAACAGAGAGAAAAGTTCTTCTTTTGTTGTGCTTGAATTAACGAAACCTCCGCCAATTTCTGCACTATTATTCCCCATCATAACCGGAACCTTTGCCTGTCGGCCTGCCTTGTATGCACTCTCTGCTGTTTCAACAACAAATTTATAATCGAGAATCGGGCCTGGATAAATGCGCGGACCACCCTGTCCATCTGTTTCTCCACCACCGACAATATCTACAACAGGAAGAGCACGAAGTTTAGCCAGCGCGGCTGCATCCGTTCCTTCAATACCATGCATTTTTGCAAAGTTTATTCCGATTGTTTCAGCAGAAACCGGGTATAGCGGATTTGCATTTTCTTTATTGATTGGCCTGCCGGTAAGAACTCCGTCCCGTCCTCCGCTGGAATGACCGATTGCCTTATGGAAAAGCCCCTGTGCTGCGGGTATGGTAAGGAGTGAGTGTACAGCAACGCCTCCTGCAGAGAAGCCAAAAATGGTCACGTTTTCAGAATCCCCTCCAAACGCGGAAATATTATCTTTCACCCACTGTAAAGCTGCTATCATATCCATAAAGGCATAACTGCCTTTGGCTTCTTCAGGGTGTTCCGCACTCAATGCCGGAAAAGCAAAATGCCCCAAACGGCCAAGACGATAATTCATCGAAACCAGAATTGTTCCTTTTTTGGCAAATCCATCTCCTGATGTGTTGCCACTTCCTCCCGTAAATCCACCACCATGAATCCAAACCATAACAGGTAATTTTTCTCC
It contains:
- a CDS encoding VapE domain-containing protein yields the protein MEEKASGLYIANNPKKKTVFDYTADYLFEKYDIRYNEISHDYQISLIGENQWHYLNINSLIIELTKAGIEISPGKLEIFIKSELIAKHNPILNYFVSLPKWDGIDYIQKLCSYVPTYEDEAFLYHFRKWLVRAVRCALEPDYFNKQAFILSHKGQSSGKSTWCRFLCPPLLSEYMAEDISNDKDARIQLCRNFLLNLDELAVLSRKDVNALKAFFSKTFINERLPYDKKNTTLPRICSFVGSTNMASFLSDETGSVRWLCFELRDKIDFAYSKEVDINKVWSQAFHYAYQLEDFDAELSLKDVTENEERNKKYTRLSTEQELIAKYYEKSQDMEDFVTASDVEIALSYLNLRLNHINIGKALSGFNFQRVKNPKRQVWGYLARSNINSS
- a CDS encoding toprim domain-containing protein translates to MKKEKLQCDTAREIPITEFLKRSGYSPVKENQHSAWYLSPIRKENEASFKVSKVLNRWYDHGLGKGGNIIDLVIEMNNNCSVSEALAILAKNIPSFSFQQQRNLVALASEPEIRIDKILPIRHPALIKYLLQRKIDAKTASRFASQVHYSINQKRYFVLGLENVSGGWELRNPYFKNAAAPKDFSYFTTGKQLLSVTEGMFDFFSLLMLYPGLPHQSDFLVLNSVSFINRIHKIAQTYPKVGLYLDNDSAGKKATKQLLADLTNSVDMSAIYKNEKDLNQLLIARSQRLQRSPW
- a CDS encoding relaxase/mobilization nuclease domain-containing protein — encoded protein: MIGKAKSISHTVNAVNYALKKPGAKEISRNKVAGETPREIASEFRIFQNLNSKCGKNTFSMVLSPSIPDGDKLNNTDFAKLAGDFLKRMKLNDHQFISFLHTDEKHKHLHIFVNRIDFDGKAYKDHFISKKAQRIAESVAKEWGFTTAKEIQQQKEQRLGSYIKEAHQRVLTVMPRDINDYAQLMEEYGIQTHRRIASDGKVVGLKFQIGEETIKGSSVGREFSAANLQKQILQNYEMMYRVEREKQRKQEQQNRPSRDFGISF
- the folE gene encoding GTP cyclohydrolase I FolE, with the protein product MSYREEIIISNIDKKKNGKANGHENHDTIGDNHIATSIDTPMRDDAFVLSDEQKMEIIEDKFRDIMETMGLDLNDDSLRGTPHRVAKMFVQEIFNGLNPANKPKVSVFENKFKYGEMLVEKNINMNSTCEHHFLPIVGKAHVAYISSGEVIGLSKINRIVDYFARRPQVQERLTVQIANELKSILKTDDVAVVIDAKHMCVSSRGIQDESSSTVTAEYSGKFKDKGVREEFLRYIEL
- a CDS encoding helix-turn-helix domain-containing protein is translated as MENQVFLSKQVLSELKQIKTLLAENKTVFNVEELAQYTGLSKSKIYKLLSKKLIPTGTNANIRQKFFYKKDIDLWLMGISEEELEDEEKFNQMLSGNRKY
- a CDS encoding PQQ-binding-like beta-propeller repeat protein; the protein is MKNLLILAAIFLLFSCSQNKTEIYQWRGEDRKGIFDEQNLLKEWPEAGPEELWYVEGIGDGYGSPTITDNEIFITGAIDSTATLFCIDLNGEVKWQVPFGKEWVTSYPGSRSQPTVVDDLIYVGSGMGNLFCLNRSNGAVVWEKRFVEDFNGIYPRFGHSEAPLIDGDKVFWTPGGKEYNVVGLNRFTGELLWNNPGHGERSGYNPGTLIKLPTRHIFVTFSAYNMMGLDTETGELLWTHAQDNVPLDKRQPGMGDTHSNCIIYDNGYIYYAAGDGNCGVKLQLSEDGTEISEVWRNTGFDSYMGGIVKIDDHLYGSATSKKFFRSINATSGELSDSLKLGWGAVVAADDLLYYYGQNGTLSLVDFDDAGKMNQISEFKITRGAKEHFSHPVIKNGILYQRHGQVLMAFDIITKS